From the Alloalcanivorax dieselolei B5 genome, one window contains:
- a CDS encoding pseudouridine synthase: MKQCPPTPDDEGAILPAMRLDYFVAHATGLTRKQVKILIRSGAIQVFDGAGGEVPAKPERRLETDMRVVWEGRPLRLEGHRYLMLHKPVGVVCSTDDPGHRTVLDLLPGDQRAGLHAAGRLDLDTTGLVLLTSDGHWSHRITSPQHHCAKRYRVTTAEPVTRTQVDALSAGVVLRDDPRPTREAQVEVVDALCLRLTISEGRYHQVKRMLAAVGNRVVALHREAVGDVVLDPALAPGEWRPLTDAEQRSGAGLGFPR; this comes from the coding sequence ATGAAACAGTGTCCGCCGACGCCTGATGACGAAGGCGCTATACTGCCCGCCATGCGTCTCGACTACTTCGTTGCCCACGCCACCGGGCTCACCCGCAAACAAGTCAAAATCCTGATCCGCTCCGGCGCTATCCAGGTGTTCGACGGTGCCGGCGGCGAGGTGCCCGCCAAGCCGGAGCGGCGTCTGGAAACGGACATGCGGGTGGTCTGGGAGGGGCGGCCGCTGAGACTGGAAGGGCACCGTTATTTGATGCTGCACAAGCCGGTGGGCGTGGTCTGTTCCACCGACGATCCGGGGCACCGCACCGTTCTGGATCTGCTGCCCGGTGACCAGCGCGCCGGGTTGCATGCCGCCGGCCGGCTGGATCTGGACACCACCGGGCTGGTGTTGCTCACCAGTGATGGCCACTGGTCCCACCGCATCACCTCGCCGCAACATCATTGCGCCAAGCGTTATCGGGTCACCACCGCCGAGCCGGTGACCCGGACCCAGGTTGATGCCCTGTCGGCGGGCGTGGTGTTACGCGATGACCCCCGCCCCACCCGCGAGGCGCAAGTGGAAGTGGTGGACGCCCTGTGTCTGCGCCTGACCATCAGTGAAGGGCGTTATCATCAGGTCAAACGGATGCTGGCGGCGGTGGGTAACAGGGTGGTGGCATTGCACCGGGAGGCGGTGGGGGACGTGGTATTGGACCCGGCGCTGGCGCCGGGAGAATGGCGCCCGCTCACCGACGCGGAACAGAGATCGGGGGCGGGTTTGGGTTTCCCGCGGTAA
- a CDS encoding AraC family transcriptional regulator, with protein sequence MNRTPHNDPALASDRSPIPVNYVRNLVELAREAGLDPSRLLADAGLSEPQVYSAEPALRFDQFRRVMASARELSGDPAIALSLGQQLTVTAHGLLGYAAISSRDLGDALQLLERYFRTRTRLCLPRLDVDEPWVRFALMESYDLGEIRRPYLEVVTAALVAGLRYLLGDRFQGAVLTLPYASPDYAGRYQELLGMTVRFGADTAVLSFPATLLREALPMADASSRQMAAQRCEEELQRLEADQDWASRVRARLMQAEGALPSLEQLATGFHLTSRTLRRYLAALGVSYRYLLEEVRMARAVRYLQANLTVQQVAQKLGYAEPSNFTRAFRRWTGRPPSDYLGNL encoded by the coding sequence ATGAACAGGACGCCACACAACGACCCTGCACTGGCCAGTGATCGTTCGCCGATCCCGGTCAACTATGTACGCAATCTGGTGGAGCTGGCCCGTGAAGCCGGGCTCGACCCGTCCCGTTTATTGGCGGATGCCGGCTTGTCGGAGCCCCAGGTGTACAGTGCCGAGCCGGCGTTGAGATTCGATCAGTTCCGCCGCGTCATGGCCAGCGCCCGGGAGCTGTCCGGCGATCCCGCCATCGCTCTTAGCCTGGGGCAGCAACTTACCGTTACCGCTCATGGCTTGCTGGGCTACGCCGCCATCAGCAGCCGTGATCTGGGGGATGCGCTGCAGTTGCTGGAGCGCTATTTCCGCACCCGTACCCGCCTGTGTCTGCCGCGCCTCGATGTGGACGAGCCGTGGGTGCGTTTCGCCCTGATGGAAAGCTACGACCTGGGTGAGATCCGCCGCCCTTATCTGGAGGTGGTCACCGCCGCGCTGGTGGCCGGGTTGCGTTATTTGCTTGGCGACCGTTTTCAGGGCGCGGTTCTGACCCTGCCGTATGCTTCGCCGGACTACGCCGGGCGGTATCAGGAATTGCTGGGCATGACCGTCCGCTTCGGCGCCGATACCGCCGTGCTCAGTTTCCCGGCGACCCTGTTGAGGGAAGCTCTGCCGATGGCGGACGCGTCCTCCCGGCAGATGGCCGCCCAGCGCTGCGAGGAGGAACTGCAACGGTTGGAAGCGGATCAGGACTGGGCTTCCCGGGTGCGCGCCCGTCTGATGCAGGCGGAAGGCGCCTTGCCGAGCCTCGAGCAACTGGCCACCGGTTTCCACCTGACCTCACGCACCCTGCGTCGCTATCTCGCCGCGCTGGGCGTCAGCTACCGCTATCTGCTGGAAGAAGTGCGCATGGCCCGCGCGGTACGTTATCTCCAGGCCAATCTCACCGTGCAGCAAGTAGCACAGAAGCTGGGCTACGCCGAACCCAGCAACTTCACCCGGGCTTTCCGCCGCTGGACCGGCCGTCCGCCCAGCGACTATCTGGGCAATCTGTAA
- a CDS encoding accessory factor UbiK family protein — translation MQSQPFIDRLMADIQRRLPGDPGQLRDDVEHSIRAVLGEALARLDLISREEFDVQQRVLERTREKLETLEKQVAALERAAQSDEQ, via the coding sequence ATGCAAAGCCAACCCTTTATCGATCGACTAATGGCCGACATTCAGCGGCGCCTGCCCGGGGATCCGGGGCAGCTGCGCGACGATGTGGAACACAGTATAAGGGCAGTGCTGGGCGAAGCGCTGGCGCGGCTGGATTTGATCAGCCGGGAGGAATTCGATGTGCAACAGCGGGTGCTGGAACGCACCCGCGAGAAGCTGGAAACGCTGGAAAAGCAGGTGGCGGCGCTGGAGCGCGCCGCGCAATCAGACGAACAATAG
- a CDS encoding LysR family transcriptional regulator: MNLRRLEQLVALAEERSFVKAAERTHLSQPALTRGIQNLEHELGIRLFDRTSQGVVPTAAGQQLINRARRVLFEARGLRRDADLIRNHEMGEVRFGAGSYPSAILLPDVLGTLMSEFPHLQIKVEVNDWATLLRKVEMEELDFAVVERRTVPHDSALESQPLSKEAAGWYVRRGHPLADGRAVATRDLGDYPLVSVPLPETARNRLKRRLGQSPGEALALSLECNDLVTLREVVTRTDAVLSATPSVCRAQVAAGRLVRLNIQDSHQEVELAVARLANRTLSPAAHKALSLIQAWADQH, translated from the coding sequence ATGAATCTGCGCCGGCTGGAACAACTGGTGGCCCTGGCCGAGGAACGCTCCTTCGTCAAAGCCGCGGAACGCACTCACCTGAGCCAACCTGCCCTGACCCGTGGCATCCAGAACCTGGAACACGAGCTGGGCATCCGCCTGTTCGACCGCACCTCCCAAGGCGTGGTCCCCACCGCCGCCGGCCAGCAGTTGATCAACCGTGCCCGGCGGGTGCTGTTCGAAGCCCGCGGGCTGCGCCGGGACGCCGACCTGATCCGCAATCACGAGATGGGCGAGGTCCGCTTCGGCGCCGGCTCCTACCCTTCCGCCATCCTGCTGCCGGACGTGCTCGGCACCCTGATGAGCGAATTCCCGCACCTGCAGATCAAAGTGGAAGTGAACGACTGGGCCACCCTGCTGCGTAAAGTGGAAATGGAGGAACTGGATTTCGCCGTGGTGGAACGGCGCACCGTGCCCCACGACTCCGCCCTGGAAAGCCAGCCCCTGTCGAAGGAGGCCGCCGGCTGGTATGTACGCCGGGGGCATCCCCTGGCGGATGGGAGAGCGGTAGCCACACGCGATCTCGGCGACTATCCGCTGGTGTCCGTGCCGTTGCCGGAAACCGCCCGCAACCGTCTGAAACGGCGGCTGGGCCAGTCCCCCGGAGAAGCACTGGCACTCAGCCTCGAATGCAACGACCTGGTGACCCTGCGCGAGGTGGTGACCCGTACCGATGCCGTGCTCAGCGCCACACCCTCGGTCTGCCGCGCTCAGGTGGCAGCGGGGCGGCTGGTAAGACTGAACATTCAGGACAGTCATCAGGAAGTGGAACTGGCGGTGGCGCGCCTGGCCAACCGCACCCTGTCGCCGGCGGCGCACAAGGCGCTGTCACTGATCCAGGCCTGGGCGGACCAGCACTGA
- a CDS encoding DMT family transporter, giving the protein MAYLLPLAAVLIWSGNNVVNKLAVGVLFPAEIGFYRWVLAGALLTPLMAPRLWRFRHQVKPLIPRIIVLGLLGMAVYQTLAYYAATMTSATNMGIILSLMPLMALALSSTLLGMPLTLGALVGAVISLCGVVLVVSSGDLAALVARGINQGDALMVLATFAYAVYGVLLKRWQPPLPAMLLLYLQVLVALVALFPLLLLSPQQGASVEAVPLVIYAGVLASMVAPLLWMQGIARLDPSRMSLFFNLMPLLTAVIASVLLREQLTWAHLIGGGLTLAGVILAETWRRPLRRAAGVSLPGSADS; this is encoded by the coding sequence ATGGCGTATTTGCTCCCGTTGGCGGCGGTACTGATCTGGTCCGGCAACAACGTGGTCAACAAGTTGGCGGTGGGCGTGCTGTTCCCGGCGGAAATCGGCTTTTACCGCTGGGTACTGGCGGGGGCGTTGCTGACGCCGCTGATGGCGCCGCGACTGTGGCGTTTCCGTCACCAGGTGAAGCCGCTGATTCCCCGTATCATCGTGCTCGGTTTGCTGGGCATGGCGGTGTACCAGACCCTGGCCTACTACGCCGCCACCATGACCAGCGCCACCAACATGGGCATTATCCTGTCGCTGATGCCGTTGATGGCATTGGCTTTATCCTCGACCTTGCTGGGCATGCCTCTGACCCTGGGGGCATTGGTGGGCGCGGTGATCTCCCTGTGCGGCGTGGTGTTGGTGGTCTCATCCGGCGACCTCGCCGCTCTGGTCGCCCGGGGCATTAATCAGGGCGACGCTCTGATGGTGCTGGCGACCTTCGCCTACGCGGTCTATGGCGTGTTGCTGAAACGCTGGCAGCCGCCCTTGCCGGCCATGCTGCTGTTGTATCTGCAGGTGCTGGTGGCGCTGGTGGCCCTGTTTCCGCTGCTGTTGCTGTCACCCCAACAGGGCGCCAGTGTCGAGGCGGTGCCGCTGGTGATCTATGCCGGAGTGCTGGCCTCCATGGTGGCGCCCTTGTTGTGGATGCAGGGGATTGCCCGGCTCGATCCCAGCCGCATGAGCCTGTTCTTCAACCTGATGCCCCTGCTCACCGCGGTGATCGCTTCAGTGTTGTTGCGCGAACAACTGACCTGGGCGCATCTGATCGGCGGCGGGCTGACACTGGCCGGCGTGATCCTGGCGGAAACCTGGCGGCGGCCGTTGCGCCGCGCCGCCGGCGTCAGCCTTCCTGGTTCCGCCGATAGCTGA
- a CDS encoding SDR family NAD(P)-dependent oxidoreductase gives MFDITNKRVLITGASSGFGARFAEVLAEHGADLVLAARRVDKLEATAEKVRALGRDARVVEMDVSDHANVERAFESMPALDVVVNNAGITREGATDTLSEEDWNAVVDTNLNGVWAVSKFAIQQWRRDERPGNIINIASILGLRVGALLSPYTVSKAGVVQLTKSIALDYARYNIRCNAICPGYIETDINREFFQGPHGGKLIKRIPYHRLGQIDELAGPLLLLASDASSYMSGAAIPVDGGHLCNTL, from the coding sequence ATGTTCGATATCACTAACAAACGCGTTCTTATCACCGGCGCTTCCAGTGGTTTTGGCGCCCGTTTCGCCGAAGTGCTGGCCGAGCACGGTGCCGATCTGGTGCTGGCGGCGCGCCGGGTGGACAAACTCGAAGCCACCGCGGAAAAAGTCCGCGCCCTGGGGCGTGACGCCCGGGTGGTGGAAATGGACGTGTCCGATCACGCCAACGTGGAGCGGGCTTTCGAGAGCATGCCGGCCCTGGATGTGGTGGTGAACAACGCCGGGATCACCCGGGAAGGCGCCACCGACACCCTGTCCGAGGAAGATTGGAACGCGGTGGTGGACACCAACCTCAACGGTGTCTGGGCGGTGAGCAAGTTCGCCATTCAGCAATGGCGCCGGGACGAGCGCCCCGGCAATATCATCAATATCGCTTCCATCCTCGGCTTGCGGGTGGGCGCCTTGCTGTCACCGTACACCGTGTCCAAGGCCGGCGTGGTGCAACTGACCAAGTCCATTGCTCTGGATTACGCCCGCTACAACATTCGCTGCAACGCCATCTGCCCGGGCTACATTGAAACCGACATCAACCGGGAGTTTTTCCAGGGGCCCCATGGCGGCAAGCTGATCAAGCGCATCCCCTACCATCGCCTGGGCCAGATCGACGAGTTGGCCGGCCCGTTGCTGCTGCTGGCCTCCGACGCGTCCTCCTATATGAGCGGCGCGGCGATTCCGGTGGACGGCGGCCATCTCTGCAACACGCTTTGA
- a CDS encoding AraC family transcriptional regulator translates to MTAPYYLPLPDFTTLPSPVYFRYDEFPAGSESLEHRHDWGQLNYTTQGIMRLWVEGKRFLSPPQYAVWIPPGATHGCYNPSAVTYRSVYIDTALCESLPRQACTVAISDILKAILVDFARRGVHEPEQEADRRLAQVMLDQLSRSTQGVPYFLPYTDHPVLSGVLEALRENPADNRTQVQWARQANMTERTLARLCHRELGMPLGEWRQRLRYLLALEALEEEHSVHAIAYDLGYSNPSAFIAMFRRLAGTTPEQYRRQAGIASGA, encoded by the coding sequence ATGACAGCGCCCTATTATCTGCCACTGCCGGATTTCACCACGCTGCCGTCGCCGGTGTACTTCCGTTACGACGAGTTTCCGGCCGGCAGCGAATCGCTGGAACACCGCCATGATTGGGGCCAGCTCAACTACACCACCCAGGGCATCATGCGTTTGTGGGTGGAAGGAAAGCGGTTTCTGTCGCCACCCCAATACGCCGTGTGGATTCCGCCCGGCGCTACCCATGGCTGTTACAACCCCAGCGCGGTGACTTATCGTTCCGTGTACATCGACACCGCCTTGTGCGAATCCCTGCCACGCCAGGCCTGCACCGTGGCGATCAGCGACATTCTCAAAGCCATTCTGGTGGATTTCGCCCGGCGCGGCGTGCATGAACCGGAACAGGAGGCTGACCGCAGACTGGCCCAGGTGATGCTGGACCAGCTAAGCCGCAGTACCCAAGGCGTCCCTTACTTCCTGCCCTACACCGATCACCCGGTGCTCAGCGGTGTCCTGGAAGCCCTGCGGGAAAACCCCGCGGACAATCGCACTCAGGTGCAATGGGCGCGGCAGGCCAACATGACCGAACGCACCCTGGCCCGCCTGTGCCACCGGGAATTGGGCATGCCGCTGGGGGAATGGCGCCAGCGGTTGCGTTACCTGCTGGCGCTGGAGGCCCTGGAGGAGGAACACAGCGTCCATGCCATCGCCTATGATCTGGGCTACAGCAACCCCTCCGCGTTCATCGCCATGTTCCGGCGTCTGGCCGGCACCACCCCGGAGCAATACCGGCGGCAAGCCGGGATCGCGAGCGGTGCCTGA
- a CDS encoding alkyl/aryl-sulfatase yields MCDQSKPAQPATIACNHGWRDRLPFENRTDFENARRGFIATFDGDEVRREDGRVVWDFRAYDFQESEEAPDTVNPSLWRLARLNNHTGLFQVCERIYQVRGFDLSNMNIIEGDSGLIIMDPLVSAEVAKAGLELYYQHRPHRPVVAVIYTHSHVDHFGGVKGVISEEEVHSGKVRVYAPEGFMEETVSENVYAGPAMRRRAQYMYGGLLPKGPRGQVDAGLGKGTSRGTVTLIAPTDEISEAFETHTIDGVEIEFQLTPGTEAPAEMNLYFPQWRALCVAENACQCMHNILTIRGALVRDPRIWSYYLGQTLARYGDRSDVLFAQHHWPTWGADNIREYLADQRDMYAFLNDETLRLLNHGLTPMDIAEHIKSLPQPLAQRWHARDYYGSVSHNVRAVYQRYMGFYDANPAHLNPLPPVASARRTIEWMGGAEAVLEKARAEFERGEYRWVAEIVNQVVFADPDNAAARELQADTLEQLGYQCENTTWRNAYLTGAQELRKGVKRVPGGQAPDLVRALTPAFFFSLLAIRLDSEKAASQPMTLNWHFPDLDQDFALTVRNGVLTYLEGHRHDNADASVTMGKADLDQVGLGKLTLPQCMQDGRLAVAGDQAKVAALFSMLDQFQSSFNIVTPATLG; encoded by the coding sequence ATGTGTGATCAATCCAAGCCCGCCCAGCCCGCTACTATTGCCTGCAATCATGGTTGGCGGGATCGCCTGCCGTTCGAGAACAGAACCGATTTCGAGAATGCCCGGCGCGGTTTTATCGCCACTTTCGATGGCGACGAGGTGCGTCGCGAGGATGGCCGGGTGGTGTGGGATTTCCGCGCCTATGATTTCCAGGAAAGCGAGGAAGCGCCGGATACGGTAAACCCCAGCCTGTGGCGGCTGGCGCGTCTGAATAACCACACCGGCCTGTTCCAGGTGTGCGAGCGCATCTATCAGGTGCGTGGTTTCGATCTTTCCAACATGAACATCATCGAAGGTGATAGCGGCCTGATCATCATGGATCCGCTGGTCAGCGCCGAGGTCGCCAAGGCGGGGCTGGAACTGTATTACCAGCACCGTCCGCATCGTCCGGTGGTGGCGGTGATTTACACCCACAGCCATGTGGATCACTTCGGTGGCGTGAAAGGGGTGATCAGCGAAGAGGAGGTGCACTCCGGCAAGGTACGGGTATACGCCCCGGAAGGGTTCATGGAAGAGACCGTCAGCGAAAACGTCTACGCCGGCCCGGCCATGCGCCGCCGTGCACAATACATGTATGGCGGGTTGCTGCCGAAGGGGCCGCGCGGTCAGGTGGACGCGGGTCTGGGCAAGGGCACATCCCGGGGTACCGTGACCCTGATCGCGCCCACCGATGAAATCAGCGAGGCGTTTGAAACCCACACCATCGACGGTGTGGAAATCGAATTCCAACTGACCCCGGGCACCGAAGCCCCGGCCGAAATGAACCTGTATTTTCCGCAATGGCGGGCACTGTGCGTGGCCGAGAACGCCTGCCAGTGCATGCACAACATCCTCACTATCCGTGGCGCGCTGGTCCGTGATCCGCGCATCTGGTCCTACTATCTCGGCCAGACCCTGGCCCGCTATGGGGATCGCAGTGATGTGCTGTTTGCCCAGCACCATTGGCCCACCTGGGGCGCGGACAATATCCGTGAGTACCTGGCTGATCAGCGTGATATGTACGCTTTCCTCAACGACGAAACCCTGCGCCTGCTCAACCACGGCCTGACGCCGATGGACATCGCCGAGCACATCAAAAGTCTGCCGCAACCGTTGGCGCAACGCTGGCATGCCCGCGATTATTACGGCTCGGTAAGCCACAACGTGCGCGCCGTTTACCAACGCTACATGGGTTTCTACGACGCCAATCCGGCCCACCTGAATCCGCTGCCGCCGGTGGCAAGCGCCCGCCGTACCATCGAGTGGATGGGCGGTGCCGAAGCGGTACTGGAAAAAGCCAGAGCGGAATTCGAACGCGGTGAATATCGCTGGGTGGCGGAGATCGTCAACCAGGTGGTGTTCGCTGATCCGGACAACGCCGCCGCCAGGGAATTGCAGGCGGATACCCTGGAACAACTGGGGTATCAGTGCGAGAACACTACCTGGCGCAACGCCTACCTCACCGGTGCCCAGGAACTGCGCAAGGGCGTCAAGCGGGTGCCGGGCGGGCAAGCACCGGATCTGGTGCGGGCGCTGACCCCGGCGTTTTTCTTTTCCTTGCTGGCGATCCGGCTGGACAGCGAAAAGGCCGCGTCACAACCGATGACCCTGAACTGGCACTTCCCGGATCTGGATCAGGACTTCGCCCTGACCGTGCGCAATGGCGTGCTCACCTATCTGGAAGGGCACCGCCATGATAACGCCGACGCCAGCGTCACCATGGGCAAGGCCGACCTGGATCAAGTCGGTCTGGGTAAACTGACGTTGCCGCAGTGCATGCAGGACGGTCGGCTGGCGGTGGCCGGGGACCAGGCCAAGGTGGCGGCTCTGTTCAGCATGCTCGATCAGTTCCAGTCTTCCTTCAATATCGTTACCCCGGCGACGCTGGGGTAA
- a CDS encoding YifB family Mg chelatase-like AAA ATPase: MNITSLLSRASQGIDAVPVTVETHLAPGLPGFTIVGLPDTAVRESRDRVRSALVTSGFEFPQRRITVNLAPADLPKDGGRFDLPIALGILLASGQLGRVDIDGHEFIGELALSGRLNPVPALLPAALACADAGHTLVVPAENADEAALAGAHTLAVTCLNDLCAHLRGATPLPCHPAPDIDRQAAPHHPCLADVRGQISGKRVLEIAAAGGHSLLLCGPPGAGKSLLASRLPGLLPPLDQAQALEVAAVYSLRASRPAAHFLQRPYRSPHHTTSATALVGGGGRPRPGEISLAHHGVLFLDELPEFERRVLEVLREPLETGEVHIARTAQQLTFPARFQLVAAMNPCPCGYLGDPERGCGYRCEKARRYQARLSGPLLDRIDLHLDLPPLPAAELLAGQPGESSERVRQRVIAARQRQQQRQNRLNRDLPTDTLEAILAPHRAWLIETMERLGLSARALHRSLRVARTIADLAGTDRVDRAHLSEALSYRRNQEG, from the coding sequence ATGAACATTACCAGCCTGCTCAGCCGCGCCAGTCAGGGTATCGATGCCGTTCCGGTAACGGTGGAAACCCATCTGGCACCGGGATTGCCCGGTTTCACCATCGTCGGCCTGCCGGACACCGCGGTACGCGAGAGCCGCGACCGGGTCCGCTCGGCGCTGGTCACCAGCGGCTTCGAGTTTCCGCAACGGCGCATCACCGTCAATCTGGCACCGGCGGACCTGCCCAAGGACGGCGGCCGTTTCGATTTGCCCATCGCCCTGGGCATCCTGTTGGCCAGCGGCCAGTTGGGGCGGGTGGACATCGACGGCCACGAATTCATTGGCGAGCTGGCGCTGTCCGGCCGTCTCAATCCGGTGCCGGCGCTGTTGCCCGCCGCGCTGGCCTGCGCCGACGCTGGCCATACCCTGGTGGTGCCGGCGGAGAATGCCGACGAGGCGGCCCTGGCCGGCGCCCACACCCTGGCGGTGACCTGCCTCAATGATCTCTGCGCCCATCTGCGCGGCGCCACGCCCTTGCCCTGCCACCCCGCCCCGGACATCGACCGGCAAGCGGCCCCGCACCATCCCTGCCTGGCCGATGTGCGGGGTCAGATCAGTGGCAAGCGCGTGCTGGAAATCGCCGCCGCCGGCGGCCACTCCCTGCTGCTGTGCGGCCCTCCGGGGGCCGGCAAAAGCCTGCTGGCGTCACGACTGCCGGGCCTGCTGCCACCACTGGACCAGGCTCAGGCCCTGGAAGTGGCGGCCGTCTACTCGCTGCGCGCCAGCCGGCCGGCGGCGCACTTTCTGCAACGCCCCTACCGCAGCCCCCATCACACCACCTCCGCCACCGCCCTGGTGGGCGGCGGCGGCCGCCCACGGCCGGGAGAAATTTCCCTGGCCCATCATGGCGTGCTGTTCCTTGATGAGTTGCCGGAATTCGAACGGCGCGTGCTGGAGGTACTGCGTGAACCGCTGGAGACCGGCGAGGTGCACATCGCCCGCACCGCCCAGCAATTGACGTTCCCCGCCCGCTTCCAGCTAGTGGCGGCGATGAACCCCTGCCCCTGTGGCTATCTTGGCGACCCCGAGCGCGGCTGCGGCTACCGCTGTGAAAAAGCCCGCCGCTATCAGGCACGCCTGTCCGGGCCGCTGCTGGATCGTATTGATCTGCATCTGGATCTGCCCCCACTGCCGGCGGCGGAGCTGCTGGCAGGCCAGCCCGGGGAAAGCAGTGAACGGGTACGCCAGCGCGTGATCGCCGCCCGCCAGCGGCAACAGCAACGCCAGAACCGGCTCAACCGGGATCTGCCCACCGATACGCTGGAAGCGATACTGGCGCCGCACCGCGCCTGGTTGATCGAGACCATGGAGCGGCTTGGCCTGTCCGCCCGCGCGCTGCACCGTAGCCTGCGGGTGGCCCGCACCATCGCCGATCTGGCGGGCACGGACCGGGTGGACCGCGCCCATCTGAGTGAGGCGCTCAGCTATCGGCGGAACCAGGAAGGCTGA